GTTGATATTTCGGAGCAAGAGCCTCCAGCAGCCCATGTATCTGCTCGTCTGCAACATGAGCATCAATGATGTCTTTGGGGCGACAGTAATTATACCTCATGTCCTCCAAGATCTTTTAATTTCAGACTCAGAACGGTACATTCATTACATTGACTGTGCCTTCCAGGCGTTTTGTGTTCATCTCCATGTGGGTGCTTCTCACACGGTGCTCATGATCATGGCTTTTGATCGTTATGTGGCCATCTGCAACCCGCTGCGGTACGCCGCTGTCATGACCAACAGGATGGTGGTGTTGCTGTCGGTGGCAGCGTGGGGAACGATCTTCGTGCTGGTGGCGATTCTCGTGGGGCTCAGCATCCGTCTGTCACGCTGCAGGTCAGTTATCTTCAACCCGTTTTGCGACAATGCGTCCTTGTTCAAACTGTCTTGTGAAAGCATTCTCGTCAATAACATCTACGGTCTTGGCTACACAGTGGTGCTGCTGGGCTCGTCCCTCAGCAGCGTAACACTCACCTACCTAAGGATCGCCATGGTGTGTTTGAGTAGTAAAAACAAAGCTCTGAACAGCAAAGCGCTGCAGACCTGCACCACTCATCTGGTCGCATACATCATCTTCATGGTGTCCGGCTTCCTCATTGTGATCCTGCACCGCTTCCCTCTTCTGGCCGACCTCAGGAAAGCGGCGTCCGTCGTGGGACATGTTGTCCTGCCGGCCCTGAACGCTGCTATCTATGGTCTGCAAAATAAAGAGGTCCGGCAGATCATTAAAACTTTGTTTCATATCAATAAAGTAACTTGACATGTTGCATGTTTTGTCCTCTTCTACTTGTATATTTTATacttgtatcttttttttaaataattttcattgttgattaatggGTGGATTATTCTCTGGATAAATGGATTATCTATGAActagtttggtctctaaaatgtcagaaaattggtgacaaatgtggatcagtgtttaccaaagtccaagatgacgtcctcaaatgtctttttgtgtacccaactcaaagatattcagtttcaacccagtctcacggcagttcgtgaaatgttcatgtaatttaatctattgatttgtgtacaagGACATGTTTATCTAATTTTTTTGTGATGGTCACCAcgtttttaaactaatgtatttcaattggaagcatctttcgtgatcacagcatgattctttctgccagtcgggctgcagcagagaagctgtatacagctttgctattattggCATTTTTAGACCTACAACCGCTGTTTTAGCGTAcatttccatgacacgcgggacaacaatgggacggttgggtttaggtaaataTGAACGGGACTGTTGgatttaggtaaagaagaacgtgacggttgggtttaggaaacgtgacacgcgggacacgatccccagtctcctgggtgaaaggcctgtgttgtttgacccatctaccACCCCACACAACCTCCCTCTGCGGATTTTCATACTACgccatcttctcattgactttacattggcatggTTTTCCAAAGAATTGTGCTGTGATCACAAAAGATGATTCCAATTGAAataaattagtttaaaaaatgtgctgaccatcacgaaaaaaacgagataaacatgtctttgtacacaaatcaatagattaaattacttgaacatttcacaaactgccatgagacttgGCTGTTTTTATTGTCACAGAGAGAATTAACTAGAACGTAACGTAAAAATTCTCAAACTGATgatagttgcagattaatttaatagttgacaactaaatctttgc
This genomic interval from Perca flavescens isolate YP-PL-M2 chromosome 13, PFLA_1.0, whole genome shotgun sequence contains the following:
- the LOC114566254 gene encoding olfactory receptor 5B17-like, whose amino-acid sequence is MENNTFVGDILILEGLNVISQGLIPTFIFLLLIYIFILVSNIGLVVLIFRSKSLQQPMYLLVCNMSINDVFGATVIIPHVLQDLLISDSERYIHYIDCAFQAFCVHLHVGASHTVLMIMAFDRYVAICNPLRYAAVMTNRMVVLLSVAAWGTIFVLVAILVGLSIRLSRCRSVIFNPFCDNASLFKLSCESILVNNIYGLGYTVVLLGSSLSSVTLTYLRIAMVCLSSKNKALNSKALQTCTTHLVAYIIFMVSGFLIVILHRFPLLADLRKAASVVGHVVLPALNAAIYGLQNKEVRQIIKTLFHINKVT